One stretch of Gadus macrocephalus chromosome 12, ASM3116895v1 DNA includes these proteins:
- the fcho1 gene encoding f-BAR domain only protein 1 gives MAFFQNHFWGEKNTGFDVLYHNMKHGQLATKELAEFVRERAAVEETYSKSMCKLSKMASSGSPQGTFAPLWDVFRVSSDKLALCHLELMRKMNDLIRDVNKYGEEQGKTHRKTKEEVVGTLEAVQGLQGHSVQLQKAREAYHSRCGELERLRKEAAPQKEVEKAELKSKKAAEALAVSIEKYNRVGAEFQQKMSDSAQKFQDMEEAHLRQMKLLIKGYSHSIEDTHVQVGQVHEEFKQNVENIGTDNLLQKFAEQKGTGKERPAVVGFEEYMPALVVEGGKKSRGKAFRIPGLGRRDKEPDSSDSAVMEALNSPLDVDEEGFVIRADDDQNGCADSKDSHFYSSDSDFDDEEPKKFHIQIRPVASGRHCTAAAEKELKATVGALTLPPNRAVPVKRQLSRASSTTGGHSEGDGEAAAHRDGEAEGLRRSSSSPNHSRLSSTASGSDSLFGPPLDSAFRSRSLAGREPLREQGAFGASEYGAFSSDSSSPENVEDSGLDSPSHQPLGPSPEPVGWVAWPHSAPHSKEAAQQSLGRAADPFLSAFRDPSPGRGPQDGPQEAWPAPSRSPWGPPDPPPPAAPWGAVPAGDPFLTAFEKTVAAETAPSPSAWPAPPREGRGPREGRGDPFSVSLGANKTLPLPSSSSRTSSNHRGRERRRDRSMPPPTTSDDPFAITMIGSPTHQSSLASPAPPPAPPPSGRLAASVSAGCLSVAPPRKELLSWNSVHNPFSDGPPPPPPPQEEGGRGEGGRGRGAERRKQRSSDGEPRRNAPPLTRHSGPQEDLCFSTDKDQDCLELSGPPAAGRAPQQGPPSVFRQDSAELLAAAPPQLSRSKRLSGRAPGSERSRSLCSSPLPDPSPPSSSSSSSSPSEWGSQAREEWGSQAREEWGSKNRDVSPLPYLHQEPPPRLHLSRGPSPISLSPQDAWPVAAAITEYINAYFKGGQHNRCLVKITGDLTMSFPAGFTRIFTANPNTPVLSFRLVNISRVDHFLPNQKLLYSDPSQSDPNSRDLWFNMSALEQHLKREAELNPAASYYNVGLLKYQVSSQDPGRAPLLLSAECQRSGTVTRVSLDYHCCPATAPSTQLNAVQVLLGLEPGDTDLQCQPPATWNAEERRLLWKLSNLSPTNHSKGSGTLCASWQCLEVPRRPPPTLAVQFVGSGASLSGMNVELVGSRYRMSLVKKRFATGKYMAGCSL, from the exons GGAGAGAAGAACACTGGATTTGATGTTCTTTACCACAACATGAAGCATGGCCAGCTGGCTACCAAGGAGCTGGCTGAGTTTGTTCGTGAGAG ggctgCCGTCGAGGAGACCTACTCCAAATCCATGTGCAAGCTGTCGAAGATGGCCAGCAGCGGGAGTCCTCAGGG GACCTTCGCCCCGCTGTGGGACGTGTTCCGGGTGTCGTCGGACAAGCTGGCGCTCTGCCACCTGGAGCTCATGAGGAAGATGAACGACCTGATCCGGGACGTCAACAAGTACGGCGAGGAGCAGGGCAAGACCCACCGCAAG acgaaggaggaggtggtgggcaCCCTGGAGGCGGTGCAGGGGCTGCAGGGGCACAGCGTCCAGCTGCAGAAGGCCCGGGAGGCCTACCACTCCCGCTGCGGGGAGCTGGAGCGCCTCCGGAAGGAGGCGGCGCcgcagaaggaggtggagaag GCAGAGCTGAAGTCTAAGAAGGCGGCGGAGGCGCTGGCGGTCAGCATCGAGAAGTACAACCGCGTGGGCGCAGAGTTCCAGCAGAAGATGAGCGACTCTGCCCAG aAGTTCCAGGACATGGAGGAGGCCCACCTGCGACAGATGAAGCTGCTGATCAAGGGCTACTCCCACTCCATCGAGGACACCCACGTCCAGGTGGGCCAG GTCCATGAGGAGTTCAAGCAGAATGTGGAGAACATTGGAACGGACAATCTGCTCCAGAAGTTTGCAGAGCAGAAGGGGACGGGCAAGGAGAGACCAG CGGTGGTGGGCTTCGAGGAGTACATGCCCGCCCTGGTGGTCGAAGGAGGGAAGAAGAGCCGGGGGAAAGCGTTCCGGATCCCCGGCCTGGGCAGGCGGGACAAGGAGCCTGACTCCTC GGATTCGGCCGTAATGGAGGCACTg AACTCCCCGCTGGACGTGGACGAGGAAGGCTTTGTGATCCGAGCTGACGACGACCAGAACG GCTGCGCAGACAGCAAGGACAGCCACTTCTACTCCAGCGACTCCGACTTCGACGACGAGGAGCCCAAGAAGTTCCACATCCAGATCCGCCCGGTGGCCAGCGGCCGCCACTGCACTGCCGCCGCCGAGAAGGAACTGAAGGCCACCGTGGGGGCACTGACCCTGCCCCCCAACCgggcg GTGCCAGTCAAACGCCAGCTCTCCA gagCCTCTAGCACCACAGGAGGTCACTCTGAAGGAGACGGGGAGGCTGCTGCTCACAGgg atggagAGGCGGAGGGTTTACGCAGATCTTCCTCCAGCCCAAATCACAGCAG GTTGAGCTCCACGGCCTCGGGCTCTGACAGTCTGTTCGGGCCCCCGCTGGACTCCGCCTTCAGGTCCAGGTCGTTGGCCGGCCGGGAGCCGCTGAGGGAGCAGGGCGCCTTCGGGGCCTCTGAGT ATGGGGCCTTCTCGTCGgactcctcctccccagagaACGTGGAGGACTCTGGGCTGGACTCGCCGTCCCACCAGCCCCTGGGGCCGTCCCCAGAGCCCGTGGGCTGGGTGGCGTGGCCCCACAGCGCCCCCCACAGCAAGGAGGCCGCCCAGCAGAGCCTGGGCCGGGCCGCTGACCCCTTCCTGTCCGCCTTCCGGGACCCCTCCCCGGGGCGCGGCCCCCAGGACGGGCCCCAGGAGGCGTGGCCGGCCCCGTCCCGCTCCCCCTGgggccccccggacccccccccgccggccgCGCCGTGGGGCGCCGTCCCGGCGGGGGACCCCTTCCTGACGGCCTTCGAGAAGACGGTTGCCGCGGAGACGGCGCCCTCCCCCAGCGCCTGGCCCGCCCCGCCCCGGGAGGGGCGGGGTCCGAGGGAGGGGCGCGGGGACCCCTTCTCCGTCTCCCTCGGAGCCAACAAGActctgcccctcccctcctcctcctccaggacctcctccaatcacagagggcgagagaggaggCGGGACCGGAGCATGCCGCCCCCGACGACCTCCGACGACCCGTTCGCCATCACGATGATCGGCAGCCCGACGCACCAGTCCTCTCTGGcctccccggccccgcccccggccccgccccccagcggCCGGCTAGCCGCTAGCGTTAGCGCCGGGTGCCTGTCGGTAGCGCCGCCGCGGAAGGAGCTGCTCAGCTGGAACTCGGTCCACAACCCCTTCAGCGacggccccccgccgcccccgcccccgcaggaggagggaggaagaggagagggaggaagaggacgggggGCGGAGAGGAGGAAGCAGCGCTCCTCCGACGGGGAGCCGCGGCGCAACGCCCCGCCCCTCACGCGCCACTCGGGGCCGCAGGAGGACCTGTGCTTCTCCACGGACAAGGACCAGGACTGCCTGGAGCTCAGCGGTCCGCCGGCCGCGGGCAGGGCCCCCCAGCAGG GCCCCCCGTCGGTCTTCAGACAGGACAGCGCTGAGCTGctggccgccgcccccccccagctctcccgCTCCAAGAGGCTGTCGGGCCGGGCCCCCGGCTCTGAAAGG TCCCGGTCGCTGTGCTCGTCGCCCCTGCcggaccccagccccccctcctcctcctcctcctcctccagccccagTGAGTGGGGGTCCCAGgccagggaggagtgggggtcccaggccagggaggagtgggggTCCAAGAATCGAGACGTCTCGCCGCTGCCCTATCTGCACCAGGAGCCCCCCCCTAGAT TGCACCTGTCACGAGGCCCCAGCCCCATCTCGCTGAGCCCCCAGGACGCCTGGCCCGTGGCCGCCGCCATCACCGAGTACATCAACGCCTACTTTAAGGGCGGGCAGCACAACCG CTGTCTGGTGAAGATCACCGGCGACCTCACCATGTCCTTCCCCGCCGGATTCACGCGCATCTTCACAGCCAATCCCAACACTCCTGTACTCAGCTTCCGATTGGTCAACATCTCCAGGGTGGACCACTTCCTACCAAATCAGAAGCTGCTCTACAG tgaccCCTCCCAGAGCGACCCTAACTCCAGGGACCTGTGGTTCAACATGTCGGCTCTGGAGCAGCACCTGAAGCGCGAGGCGGAGCTGAACCCTGCGGCGTCGTACTACAACGTGGGCCTGCTCAAGTACCAG GTGTCGTCCCAGGACCCGGGGCGCGCCCCCCTCCTGCTGTCGGCCGAGTGCCAGCGCAGTGGGACGGTGACGCGCGTGTCCCTGGACTACCACTGCTGCCCGGCCACCGCGCCTTCCACCCAGCTCAACGCCGTGCaggtgctgctggggctggaGCCCGGGGACACGGACCTGCAGTGCCAGCCGCCCGCCACCTG GAACGCTGAGGAGAGACGTCTGCTGTGGAAGTTATCCAACCTCTCCCCCACCAACCACAGCAAAG gctCGGGGACCCTGTGTGCCAGCTGGCAGTGCCTGGAGGTCCCCCGGAGGCCGCCCCCCACCCTGGCGGTGCAGTTCGTGGGCTCCGGCGCCTCTCTCTCGGGGATGAACGTGGAGCTGGTGGGGAGCCGCTACCGCATGTCTCTGGTCAAGAAGAGGTTTGCAACAG GAAAATACATGGCGGGCTGCTCCCTGTGA